A single window of Plectropomus leopardus isolate mb chromosome 12, YSFRI_Pleo_2.0, whole genome shotgun sequence DNA harbors:
- the apoda.1 gene encoding apolipoprotein Da, duplicate 1, which translates to MKLSFVVVFAFFLPLIRAQVPHWGPCPEPAVQEAFNLRQFMGRWFEIAKLPAQFEKGRCIETNFTLTTDNSIRVVSSEILKGELRKIVGTGVIEDLKNPAKLAISYSYVLPYSPYWILSTDYVNTALVYSCTDVLRLFHVDFAWILSRTRTLPDATVQKAMQIFANNNIDVSRMTPSRQQGCDKTV; encoded by the exons ATGAAGCTATCTTTTGTTGTGGTGTTCGCCTTCTTCCTCCCGCTCATCAGGGCTCAGGTGCCCCACTGGGGACCTTGTCCAGAACCAGCCGTTCAAGAGGCCTTCAACCTTCGACAG TTCATGGGGAGATGGTTTGAAATTGCCAAACTGCCGGCCCAGTTTGAGAAGGGCCGGTGCATCGAAACCAATTTCACTTTGACCACAGACAACTCCATTCGCGTGGTCAGCTCTGAAATACT aaaaggagaGCTGAGGAAAATCGTAGGGACTGGAGTCATAGAGGATCTGAAGAATCCGGCCAAGCTGGCAATAAGTTATTCCTACG TCCTGCCCTACTCCCCGTACTGGATCCTGTCCACTGACTACGTGAACACAGCCCTGGTCTACTCCTGCACCGACGTGCTGAGGCTCTTCCACGTGGACTTTGCCTGGATCCTGAGCCGAACACGAACCCTGCCGGATGCCACCGTCCAGAAAGCCATGCAGATCTTCGCCAATAACAACATCGACGTCAGCAGGATGACTCCCAGCAGGCAGCAGGGCTGTGACAAAACTGTCTGA